A stretch of Kryptolebias marmoratus isolate JLee-2015 linkage group LG24, ASM164957v2, whole genome shotgun sequence DNA encodes these proteins:
- the LOC108238424 gene encoding phosphatidylinositol 4,5-bisphosphate 3-kinase catalytic subunit alpha isoform, giving the protein MPPRPSSGELWGIHLMPPRILVDCLLPNGMILTLECLREATLNTIKHELFKEARKYPLHHLLQEETSYIFVSVTQEAEREEFYDETRRLCDLRLFQPFLKVIEPVGNREEKILNREIGFAIGMPVCEFDLVKDPEVQDFRRNILNVCKDSVELRDASGPHSRALYVYPPNVESTQELPKHIYSKLDKGQIIVVIWVIVSPNNDKQKYTLKIHHDCVPEQVIAEAIRKKTRSMLLSPEQLKMCVQEYQGKYILKVCGCDEYLLEKHPISQYKYIRSCIMLSRMPNLMLMAKDSLYTQLPTDNFVMPSYSRRISTATSYMNGEASSKSLWTINGTLRIRILCATYVNVNIRDIDKIYVRTGIYHGGEQMCDNVNTQRVPCSNPRWNEWLTYDMYIPDIPRAARLCLSICSVKGRKGAKEEHCPLAWGNINLFDYTHTLVANKMALNLWPVPHGLEDLLNPIGVTGSNPNKETPCLELEFDHFSSPVKYPDMNAVEDHANWTISRELGFNYNLSGQSNRVARDHALTEADTEQLRQLSNRDPLSEITEQEKDFLWRHRHYCMNIPEILPKILLAVKWNSRDEVAQMYCLLKEWPSIRPEQAMELLDCNYPDPMVRHFAVRCLEKYLTDDKLSQYLIQLVQVLKYEQYLDNPLARFLLKKALTNQRIGHFFFWHLKSEMHNKTVSQRFGLLLEAYCRACGMYLKHLSRQVEAMEKLINLTDILKQEKKDETQKVQMRFLVEQMKRPDYMDALQNFTSPLNPAHQLGNLRLDECRIMSSAKRPLWLNWENPDIMSELLFQNNEIIFKNGDDLRQDMLTLQIIKIMENIWQNQGLDLRMLPYGCLSLGDCVGLIEVVRNSHTIMQIQCKGGLKGALQFNSNTLHQWLKDKNKGEMYDMAVDLFTRSCAGYCVATFILGIGDRHNSNIMVKDDGQLFHIDFGHFLDHKKKKFGYKRERVPFVLTQDFLIVISKGTQECAKTKEFERFQEMCYKAYLAIRQHANLFINLFSMMLGSGMPELQSFDDIAYIRKTLALEKSEQEALDYFMKQMNDAHHGGWTTKMDWIFHTIRQHALN; this is encoded by the exons ATGCCTCCCAGACCATCCTCAGGGGAACTATGGGGAATCCACCTGATGCCTCCAAG GATCTTGGTGGACTGTCTGCTGCCCAATGGGATGATTCTGACCCTGGAGTGTCTCCGTGAGGCCACACTCAATACCATCAAACACGAACTGTTCAAGGAGGCCAGAAAATATCCTCTCCATCACCTCCTACAGGAGGAGACATCCTACATCTTTGTCAGTGTTACACAG GAAGCAGAGCGGGAGGAGTTTTATGATGAGACTCGAAGGCTATGTGACCTTCGGCTCTTCCAGCCTTTCCTCAAAGTCATTGAACCAGTTGGCAACAGGGAGGAAAAGATCCTAAACAGAGAGATTG GTTTTGCGATAGGTATGCCGGTGTGTGAGTTTGACCTGGTGAAGGATCCTGAGGTTCAGGACTTCAGGAGAAACATCCTGAATGTTTGTAAAGACTCAGTGGAGCTGAGAGACGCCAGTGGCCCTCACAGCAGAGCGTTGTACGTTTACCCACCCAATGTAGAATCGACACAGGAACTTCCCAAACACATCTATAGCAAACTTGACAAAG gtcagaTTATTGTTGTAATATGGGTGATTGTTTCACCAAACAATGACAAGCAAAAGTATACACTGAAGAtccaccatgattgtgtgcctGAACAg GTGATTGCAGAGGCCATTCGTAAGAAGACACGCAGCATGCTGCTGTCCCCAGAGCAGCTAAAGATGTGTGTTCAGGAATATCAGGGGAAATACATCCTCAAAGTTTGTGGCTGCGATGAATACCTGCTGGAAAAGCACCCCATAAGCCAGTATAAG TACATTCGTAGTTGCATCATGCTGAGCAGGATGCCTAACCTGATGCTCATGGCTAAAGACAGCCTGTACACCCAGTTGCCTACAGATAACTTTGTCATGCCATCATACTCTCGACGGATCTCCACGGCGACGTCGTATATGAATGGAGAGGCATCTTCCAAGTCGCTGTGGACCATCAATGGAACGCTACGAATACGAATCCTTTGTGCCACCTATGTTAACGTGAATATACGGGACATAGATAAG ATATATGTGAGGACGGGTATTTACCATGGAGGTGAACAAATGTGTGACAACGTCAACACACAGAGAGTGCCCTGTTCTAATCCCAG GTGGAATGAGTGGCTCACCTATGACATGTACATCCCTGACATCCCCCGAGCTGCCAGACTTTGCCTCTCAATCTGCTCAGTCAAGGGCAGAAAGGGGGCCAAAGaa GAACACTGTCCACTAGCTTGGGGTAACATCAATCTGTTTGATTACACCCACACTCTGGTGGCCAACAAAATGGCTCTGAACCTCTGGCCTGTCCCTCATGGCCTTGAAGACCTCCTCAACCCTATAGGAGTCACTGGTTCCAACCCCAATAAG GAAACACCATGCCTGGAGCTGGAGTTTGACCACTTTAGCAGTCCTGTCAAATATCCAGATATGAATGCGGTAGAAGATCATGCAAACTGGACCATCTCCAGGGAACTGGGGTTTAACTACAATCTCTCAGGACAA AGCAATCGTGTGGCCAGAGATCATGCCCTGACAGAGGCTGACACTGAGCAGCTGAGGCAGCTGAGTAACAGGGACCCTCTGTCAGAAATCACAGAGCAGGAGAAAGACTTTCTCTGGAGACACAG ACACTACTGCATGAACATCCCTGAGATTCTTCCCAAGATCCTTCTCGCTGTAAAATGGAACTCCAGAGACGAAGTTGCACAG ATGTATTGCCTGTTGAAGGAATGGCCATCTATCCGTCCAGAGCAGGCCATGGAGCTGTTGGACTGTAACTATCCAGACCCCATGGTCAGGCACTTCGCTGTACGCTGCCTTGAAAAATACTTGACCGATGATAAACTGTCCCAGTACCTCATCCAGCTTGTTCAG GTATTAAAATATGAACAGTATCTTGACAATCCGCTGGCTCGTTTTCTCCTCAAAAAAGCCCTGACCAATCAAAGAATAGGACATTTCTTCTTCTGGCATTTAAA GTCAGAAATGCACAATAAAACTGTGAGCCAGAGGTTTGGGCTCCTGTTGGAGGCTTACTGCAGGGCCTGTGGCATGTACCTCAAACACCTGAGCAGGCAGGTAGAGGCCATGGAGAAGCTCATCAACCTCACTGACAtcctcaaacaggaaaaaaaggatgaaacacaaaaa GTGCAGATGCGGTTTCTTGTGGAGCAGATGAAGAGACCAGATTACATGGATGCTCTGCAGAACTTCACCTCTCCTCTCAACCCTGCACATCAACTGGGAAATCTGAG GTTAGATGAATGCAGGATCATGTCATCAGCAAAAAGGCCATTGTGGCTCAACTGGGAGAACCCTGACATCATGTCCGAATTACTTTTTCAAAACAACGAGATCATCTTCAAAAACGGAGATG ACTTGCGCCAGGATATGCTGACATTGCAGATAATTAAAATCATGGAGAACATTTGGCAGAATCAGGGACTGGACCTACG gatGTTGCCCTATGGCTGTCTGTCACTGGGAGACTGCGTAGGTCTTATAGAAGTGGTTCGAAACTCCCACACCATCATGCAGATTCAGTGCAAAGGAGGCTTGAAAGGAGCCCTGCAGTTCAACTCTAATACTCTGCATCAGTGGCTCAAGGACAAGAACAAGGGAGAGAT gTATGACATGGCTGTGGATCTGTTCACAAGGTCCTGTGCTGGCTACTGTGTAGCTACATTTATCCTGGGGATAGGAGACAGGCACAACAGCAACATTATGGTCAAAGATGACGGGCAG TTGTTTCATATAGATTTTGGACATTTCCTGGAtcataagaaaaagaaatttggCTACAAGAGAGAACGGGTACCCTTTGTACTGACACAAGATTTCCTTATCGTGATCAGCAAAGGAACCCAGGAGTGTGCAAAGACCAAAGAGTTTGAAAG GTTCCAGGAGATGTGTTACAAAGCCTACCTGGCCATTCGCCAACATGCCAACCTCTTCATTAACCTGTTCTCCATGATGCTTGGCTCTGGCATGCCTGAGCTACAGTCATTTGATGACATTGCTTACATCCGAAAGACTCTGGCTCTGGAAAAGAGTGAACAG GAGGCTTTGGACTATTTTATGAAACAGATGAACGATGCTCACCATGGAGGATGGACCACCAAGATGGACTGGATTTTCCACACAATTCGCCAGCATGCACTAAACTAA
- the kng1 gene encoding kininogen-1: MMRSGVGLCILGLLSLCSSVSGQEAGEVQHGVFIFCDDPSVEKAVSSALHKLNKGLIAGHKLALFQILSAKKSENGSDSVYALEFTSRKSDCSAGSSKHWSDCNYLQSGPRAPISCNATVHVTETETHTKQVECLFEKHIDSDKAPTCMGCPLEIDENSEELKVPLSASVSKFNSMSNSTHLFTLHSVGHATRQVVAGFRFKLRFDMKKTTCAKDEHKDLNDLCVPDEENLEFVNCNSTVDMAPWRLEQPVTHTQCEPGALPPILIIRRRPPGWSPLRTVLSSPSPSLSTPEVSTTSAPAKEESSEEDTKTSKQSAPNDNDNPFHCPSKPWKPFKRVHKPAKANIPPSVEGALSDTDLLSS, from the exons ATGATGAGGAGCGGAGTAGGGTTGTGCATACTGGGCCTGCTGAgcctctgcagctctgtgtccGGGCAG GAGGCCGGGGAGGTCCAGCATGGTGTCTTTATCTTCTGTGACGACCCCTCCGTGGAGAAGGCCGTCAGCAGCGCCCTGCACAAACTGAACAAGGGGCTGATCGCCGGTCACAAGCTGGCTCTCTTTCAGATACTGTCAGCCAAGAAG TCAGAGAATGGCTCAGACTCGGTGTACGCTCTGGAGTTCACCAGCAGAAAGAGTGATTGTTCAGCAGGGAGCAGCAAACACTGGTCAGATTGCAACTACCTGCAGTCAGGACCCAGG GCACCGATTTCATGCAATGCTACGGTTCACGTGACGGAGACAGAAACTCACACTAAACAGGTGGAGTGTCTGTTCG aaaagcaCATTGATTCAGACAAGGCTCCAACGTGTATGGGCTGCCCCCTGGAAATTGACGAGAACTCAGAGGAACTGAAAGTTCCTCTTTCTGCGTCCGTCTCCAAGTTTAACTCCATGTCCAACTCCACCCACCTGTTCACCCTACACAGTGTCGGCCACGCAACCCGACAG GTGGTTGCAGGTTTCAGGTTCAAGCTAAGATTTGATATGAAGAAGACCACCTGCGCCAAGGATGAGCACAAAGACCTCAACGACCTGTGTGTTCCCGACGAGGAGAATCTG GAGTTTGTTAACTGTAACTCTACGGTGGACATGGCACCATGGAGGTTAGAGCAACCCGTCACTCATACACAGTGTGAGCCAGGCGCGCTGCCTCCAATA cTGATTATCAGGCGCCGTCCTCCTGGCTGGTCTCCCCTCAGGACCGTTCTCTCCAGCCCTTCACCTTCATTATCAACCCCAGAGGTGTCAACTACCAGTGCTCCAGCAAAAGAGGAGTCATCTGAGGAGGACACCAAGACATCCAAACAGTCCGCCCCGAATGACAATGACAACCCTTTCCACTGCCCATCCAAACCCTGGAAACCTTTCAAACGGGTTCATAAACCAGCAAAGGCGAACATACCGCCGTCAGTAGAGGGAGCTCTAAGTGATACAGACCTGCTGTCATCCTAA